The following are encoded together in the Humulus lupulus chromosome 5, drHumLupu1.1, whole genome shotgun sequence genome:
- the LOC133780081 gene encoding protein MAINTENANCE OF MERISTEMS-like, producing the protein MTLTPIDFSAISGLPVYGKVLKMNKRVHRNPNLLRTLVGEPLALLKKSRVEVSWLYSVYKNMPLNTGTDCDKLARVFILALLGSTLFVRRNNMVDLYYIPSLQCIADIPNFNWGGAGLAFAYQQMDDLCKLNTHCIGGLWKTWEETNPTITSNFKTSLDNPLPQCGLEETNSKGVEVDNDEGESMSNNVRL; encoded by the exons ATGACGTTAACTCCTATAGATTTTAGTGCAATTTCTGGCCTACCGGTGTACGGGAAAGTTCTGAAAATGAACAAGAGGGTGCATAGAAACCCAAATTTGTTGAGGACCTtggttggagaacctttggcactcCTCAAAAAAAGCAGAGTGGAAGTTAGTTGGCTGTACTCTGTTTATAAGAACATGCCTTTGAATACTGGAACAGATTGTGATAAACTTGCTAGGGTGTTCATATTAGCACTATTGGGATCAACTCTGTTTGTACGTCGTAACAACATGGTCGACCTATACTACATTCCTTCTTTACAATGTATTGCAGACATACCTAATTTCAATTGGGGTGGTGCTGGGTTGGCTTTCGCATACCAACAAATGGATGACTTGTGCAAACTTAATACACACTGCATAGGAGGACTCTGGAAAACTTGGGAG GAAACAAATCCAACAATCACTAGTAACTTCAAAACTAGTTTGGACAATCCTCTTCCGCAATGTGGTTTGGAG GAGACAAACTCAAAAGGGGTTGAAGTTGATAACGACGAAGGAGAATCAATGTCGAATAACGTACGCCTTTGA
- the LOC133834063 gene encoding uncharacterized protein LOC133834063: protein MDNAFSKTLKEVRGSDFCFRGFHIEQPVSHSKECVQYDCGVYVMKMLLQEYVPEVLSRRTDDKIDDLELGKCVRSGPTNVATEWDRQLIAGRILTSGINRVRDNLIEKASKW, encoded by the exons ATGGACAATGCATTTAGTAAGACGTTGAAGGAGGTGCGAGGGAGTGATTTCTGTTTCCGGGGTTTTCATATTGAGCAACCTGTATCTCACAGCAAAGAGTGCGTACAGTACGACTGCGGTGTGTATGTGATGAAGATGCTTCTGCAAGAATATGTGCCTGAAGTTCTAAGTCGACGGACAGATGATAAAATAGATGATTTGGAACTTGGGAAATGTGTAAGGAGTGGACCAACTAAT GTGGCGACCGAGTGGGATAGGCAACTTATTGCAGGTAGAATATTGACTTCCGGCATTAATAGAGTAAGAGATAATCTAATTGAAAAGGCATCCAAATGGTAG
- the LOC133780082 gene encoding uncharacterized protein LOC133780082, which produces MNSYPGSSSYLSSSSSDDDYYDDIEMQVVGQITANNNFCVAQHQKNKGSRRGSIPGRIVINRDRESADRNLFNDYFAENPRFTDLMFCRRFRMGRPLFLHILDAIQRHDNYFIQRRDGMGKLGLSGLQKVTVVFRMLAYGVPADATDEYIKIGESTTIESLKRFCRAVV; this is translated from the coding sequence ATGAATTCTTATCCTGGTAGTTCATCTTAtttatcatcatcttcttcagaTGATGACTATTATGATGATATAGAAATGCAAGTAGTAGGTCAAATTACTGCTAACAACAATTTTTGCGTTGCTCAACACCAAAAAAACAAAGGCTCGCGTCGAGGCTCGATTCCTGGTCGTATAGTTATCAACCGTGACCGGGAAAGTGCTGATCGCAATCTCTTCAACGACTATTTTGCAGAGAATCCTCGATTTACCGATTTGATGTTTTGCCGAAGATTTCGAATGGGTCGTCCTTTATTCCTTCATATTTTGGATGCTATACAAAGACATGACAATTACTTCATCCAGCGAAGGGATGGAATGGGTAAACTCGGGTTATCAGGTTTGCAAAAAGTAACAGTTGTATTTCGAATGTTGGCGTATGGTGTACCAGCAGATGCTACCGATGAATACATCAAAATAGGAGAATCTACAACTATAGAAAGCTTGAAGCGATTTTGTCGTGCTGTTGTCTAG
- the LOC133778396 gene encoding glutamine-dependent NAD(+) synthetase codes for MRLLKVATCNLNQWAMDFDCNLNNIKDSITKAKQAGAVIRLGPELEITGYGCEDHFLELDTINHAWECLKEILLGDWTDGILCSFGMPVIKGSERYNCQLLCMNRKILMIRPKMWLANDGNYRELRWFTAWKQTDQLVDFQLPFEISEALQQKSAPFGYGFIQFLDTSVAAEVCEELFTPSPPHAELALNGVEVFMNASGSHHQLRKLDVRLRAFIGATHTRGGVYMYSNHQGCDGGRLYYDGCASVVVNGDLVAQGTQFSLRDVEVVVAQIDLEAVSSLRGSISSFQEQASCKTIVSSVMAPYKLCQSFNLKMCPSSPLKINYHCPEEEIAYGPGCWLWDYLRRSGASGFLLPLSGGADSSSVAAIVGCMCQLVVKEIANGDEQVKADAIRIGNYTDGQFPTDSREFAKRIFYTVYMGTENSSEATKSRAKKLADEVGSWHLDVCIDGVVSALLTLFQTVTGKRPRYKVDGGSNIENLGLQNIQARIRMVLAFMLASLLPWVHSKSGFYLVLGSSNVDEGLRGYLTKYDCSSADINPIGSISKQDLRAFLRWAAVHLGFSSLADIEAAPPTAELEPIRSDYTQLDEVDMGMTYEELSIYGRLRKIFRCGPLSMFKNLCYRWGATLTPLEVADKVKYFFKYYSINRHKMTVLTPSYHAESYSPEDNRFDLRQFLYNARWPYQFRKIDELVHELDGERIHLGESSDAKKLGVTSDGGGGMGVAAAGSGNPNVGF; via the exons ATGAGGCTGCTCAAAGTAGCAACCTGTAATTTGAACCAATGGGCTATGGATTTCGATTGCAATTTGAACAACATCAAGGATTCAATTACCAAAGCTAAACAAGCGGGAGCCGTCATTCGTCTTGGCCCTGAGCTTGAGATTACTGGTTATGGCTGCGAAGACCATTTCTTGGAGCTCGATACCATTAACCATGC ATGGGAATGCTTGAAAGAAATTCTACTGGGTGATTGGACTGATGGGATACTGTGTAGCTTTGGAATGCCTGTAATTAAAGGGTCTGAGCGTTATAATTGTCAACTTCTTTGTATGAACCGAAAAATATTGATGATACGCCCAAAGATGTGGCTTGCAAATGATGGCAATTATAGAGAACTTAGATGGTTTACAGCTTGGAAACAAACAGACCAACTTGTTGACTTTCAGCTGCCGTTTGAGATTTCTGAGGCTTTGCAACAAAAGTCAGCGCCATTTGGTTATGGCTTTATTCAATTTCTGGATAC CTCTGTTGCGGCAGAAGTCTGTGAAGAGCTTTTCACTCCTAGTCCGCCCCATGCCGAACTAGCGTTGAATGGGGTTGAAGTGTTCATGAATGCAAGTGGTAGCCACCACCAATTGAGAAAGCTTGATGTTCGTCTTCGTGCTTTTATAGGTGCTACTCACACTCGTGGAGGGGTTTACATGTACAGCAATCACCAAGGATGTGATGGTGGCCGCCTCTACTATG ATGGATGTGCTTCTGTTGTTGTAAATGGAGATTTGGTTGCTCAAGGGACACAATTTTCTTTGAGAGACGTTGAGGTTGTTGTTGCCCAGATAGATCTAGAAGCG GTTTCTAGTCTAAGAGGGTCTATAAGTAGCTTCCAAGAACAAGCGAGCTGTAAAACCATAGTTTCTTCAGTGATGGCTCCTTACAAACTCTGTCAGTCTTTTAACCTGAAAATGTGTCCTTCAAGTCCACTTAAG ATTAATTACCACTGCCCTGAGGAGGAAATAGCATATGGCCCTGGTTGCTGGTTGTGGGACTATTTACGAAGGAGTGGAGCTTCTGGTTTTTTGCTTCCTCTTTCTGGTGGAGCAGATAGCTCATCTGTTGCTGCTATTGTTGGCTGTATGTGCCAGCTTGTTGTTAAAG AAATTGCAAATGGAGATGAACAAGTCAAGGCTGATGCTATTAGGATTGGAAATTATACTGATGGACAGTTTCCTACTGACAGTAGAGAATTTGCAAAACGCATATTTTACACAGTTTATATGGGAACAGAAAACAG TTCTGAAGCCACAAAATCAAGGGCAAAAAAGCTAGCAGATGAGGTTGGCTCATGGCATCTTGATGTTTGCATAGATGGTGTTGTCTCTGCACTTTTAACCCTGTTTCAAACAGTTACCGGGAAACGACCACGCTATAAG GTAGACGGAGGGTCAAATATTGAGAACTTAGGTCTGCAAAACATTCAAGCTCGAATTAGAATGGTGCTAGCTTTCATGTTAGCATCACTATTGCCATGGGTGCATAGCAAATCTGGGTTTTATCTTGTGCTGGGTAGTTCTAATGTGGATGAAGGCTTGCGTGGTTACCTAACAAAG TATGACTGCAGCTCAGCAGATATAAATCCAATTGGAAGTATTAGTAAGCAAGATCTTCGAGCATTTCTACGATGGGCAGCTGTCCATCTTGGTTTTTCATCCTTGGCTGATATTGAAGCTGCTCCCCCCACTGCAGAACTGGAGCCTATACGTTCTGACTACACTCAG CTGGATGAAGTGGACATGGGAATGACTTATGAGGAACTCTCAATCTATGGAAGGTTAAGGAAAATTTTCCGATGCGGTCCTCTATCCATGTTCAAG AATCTCTGCTACAGATGGGGCGCGACGTTGACTCCATTAGAGGTTGCTGACAAAGTGAAATACTTCTTCAAGTACTATTCTATTAATCGGCACAAAATGACTGTATTGACACCGTCTTATCACGCTGAG AGCTACTCACCAGAGGACAATAGATTTGACCTCCGCCAATTTCTCTACAATGCAAGATGGCCTTACCAGTTTCGAAAGATCGATGAGCTTGTACATGAGTTGGATGGTGAGAGAATTCATCTGGGAGAATCAAGTGACGCCAAAAAGTTGGGAGTTACATCAGATGGTGGTGGTGGGATGGGGGTCGCTGCAGCGGGTTCAGGCAATCCAAACGTTGGATTCTAA